From the Thermosynechococcus sp. genome, the window TCGTGGCGATCGCTGGTTGATTCAAGGCATGCAGGTGCTTAGTTAAGGGGCATTTCCACCTGGCGGCCCAACTTGAGATTTAAGAGGGACAAAGACAGGATAAACAGGAATAAAATCAGTCCCATCGTACAGGCGTAGTTAATCTCTAAGCGCTGAAAGGCATTCTCGTAGATGTAGTAAACAATGGTCTTGGAGCTATTGAGGGGACCCCCTTGGGTCATGATATAGACTTCTTCAAAGACCTTGGTGGCAGAAATTGCTGAGATAATGCTTACCAAAAGAATATAGGGGCGCATCAGTGGCAACGTAATATCCCAATGCTGTTGCCAGCCGTCACTGCCATCGATCGCCGCCGCTTCATACAGTTCACCGCTAATCCCCTGAAGTCCCGCCAGATAGATCACCATGTAGTAGCCCAAGCCTTTCCAGATGGTAACGGCCATGACACTAAAGAGGGCGAGTTGGGGACTGGTCAGCCAAGGAATGGGAGTGTCGCGCAGATGCAGACCCTGTAGCAGTTGATTTAAGAGGCCATTGGGGGCATAGAGCCAGCGCCAAGCAATCCCCGCCACCACCATGGAGATAATCACGGGACTGTAGTAGG encodes:
- a CDS encoding carbohydrate ABC transporter permease — protein: MKGQSLTPYLFLAPALGLLTLTVFWPALQAFFLSFTRYETDLLSPPVWVGWANFAQLWGDGVFWKTLGNTFLYLVVVVPILAIAPLLLAILVNQPLRGIHWFRAAYYSPVIISMVVAGIAWRWLYAPNGLLNQLLQGLHLRDTPIPWLTSPQLALFSVMAVTIWKGLGYYMVIYLAGLQGISGELYEAAAIDGSDGWQQHWDITLPLMRPYILLVSIISAISATKVFEEVYIMTQGGPLNSSKTIVYYIYENAFQRLEINYACTMGLILFLFILSLSLLNLKLGRQVEMPLN